A stretch of DNA from Promicromonospora sukumoe:
GGGTGGTCACGACGGGATACCTGACGCCGTCGACGCTGAGCCTGACCACCGTGGGCGCGGCGCAGGAGGCGCCGGAGGTGCTGAAGTCGGCGCCGTCGTACTTCGAGGCCGCGGGCCTGGAGGTCAGCCAGCGCTTCACGGAGTCGGACGACGGCACGCGCGTCCCGTACTTCGTCGTCGGCCGGGCGGACCTCGTGTCGGGCGAGAGCGGTCCCGCCCCGACGCTCCTCTGGGGCTACGGCGGGTTCGAGCACGCGATCCTGCCGGGGTACTCGGGCACGATCGGGCGCGCGTGGCTGGAGCGCGGCGGGGTGTACGCCGTGGCGAACATCCGCGGCGGCGGCGAGTACGGGCCGGCCTGGCACCAGGCCGCGCTCAAGGCCGACCGGCACCGCGCGTACGAGGACTTCGCGGCCGTGGCCCGCGACCTCGTCGCCACGGGCGTGACTGTGCCGGAGCGGCTCGGGATGGAGGGCCGCTCGAACGGCGGGCTGCTGGCGGGCAACATGCTGACGCAGTACCCGGAGCTGTTCGGCGCGATCATCGTGGGCGTGCCGCTGCTGGACATGAAGCGGTACTCGCACCTGCTGGCCGGCGCGTCCTGGATGGCCGAGTACGGCGACCCGGACACCGCCGACTGGGAGTTCCTGCGCAGGTACTCGCCGTACCACCTGTTCGACGCCGCGCGGGAGTACCCGCCGGTCCTGTTCACGACGTCGACCAAGGACGACCGCGTGCACCCCGGCCATGCCCGCAAGATGGCGGCGCTCATGCTGGCCGCGGGCAAGGACGTGACGTACTACGAGAACATCGAGGGCGGACACGGCGGCGCGGCGAACAACGCGCAGGCGGCGTACATGGCGGCGACGCACTGGACGTTCCTCTGGAACCGCCTGTCGACCACCCCGGCCGCCTGACCCTCTCCTTCGAGACCTAAGTTTCTTCGCTTTGACGGGCGTCAAAGCGAAGAAACTTAGGTCTCAAAGAGAAGGGGGTCAGGCCTCCGCCTTTTCGGCCAGGGCCTCCGCCACTCGGCCCAGGTTGGCGAGCTCCGTGCGGTGGGCGTCCGCCGACCCGAGCTGGCGGCGCGGGGCGGCCAGCAGCGTGACGTCGGCGAGCTGGGCGGCGGGCAGGCCGATGCGTCGCCACGGCACCCCGACGACGTCGGCGAGCTGACCCAGCGCCGGCCCCGCGCACTGCGACACCTGCGCGGGCGGCAGCCCCGCCCACAGCCCGGTGCCGCGCTCGACGGCGCGGGCGATCAGCTCCCAGGCCTTCTCGTTCCAGCCGCCCGGCCCGACGTCGGCCAGGTCGAGCCCCAGCGCGTCCGCACCCGCGAGCACCACCGGGGGCACCCCGACCCAGGTGCCGCCGAGGTGCACCACCGACCGGGCGCCGACGTCGCGCACCGCGGCCAGCACCGGCTCCAGCCCGCCGACGATCCCCGGGCCGTCCACAGCACGCAGCCGCGAGAACCCCGAGAACGTGGGCAGGACGCCCGCGTGCACCTGCCCGAGCAGCGGCTCCGCGAGCTGCACCGTCACGGCGGCGCCGGGCACCTGGGCCACGACGTCGGACACCAGGGTGCGCAGGCCGTCGGCCAGGGCGAGCGCGAGCTCGGCGCGGGCGCCGGTGTCGGCCAGCACGCGGTCGCCGCGGGCCGACCAGAGCTGGGCCGCCAGCGTCCACGGCCCCAGCACCTCCACCGTGAGCGCGCCCGTGTGGCCGTGCGCGGCGATGGCGAGCGCGCCGAGGTCGTCGCGCCAGAACGCGTCCGCGCGCCGGGCGTCCGCGCCGGGTCGCTCGGTGAGCTTCCAGCCGTGCGGGCCGAGCTCGACGGGCATCTCGGTCAGCAGCGCCGCCGTCCGCCCGAGGGCGTCCGCGCCGGGGCCGCGCTGCGTGAGCTGCGTCAGGAACGGCACCGGGTCGACGCCGGTGGGCAGCTCCGCGAGCTCGCCCAGCGCCGTCTGCTGCGCCTCGAGCACGTCGCGCTCGCCGCCGGGCCAGGGCCCGTGCCCGCTCACCGCAGTCATCGGCTCTCCTCGTTCAGGGGTCGTTCAAGCATCGTGGTGCTGATTCTCCCGGACGCGCCGCCGTGCGCGGTACAGCCGTGCCTGGCACAGCCCTGCGCGGTACCGCCCCGCAGCTACCTCTCGGCCGGAGCGCGCCAGGCGCGCGCGACCGTCGCCTGCCCCAGCACCCGGGTGCCGCGGTAGACCACCACGGACTGCCCCGGCGCGACGCCGCGCAGGGGCGTGCCGGTCAGCTCGATCTCCATCGCGGGGCCGACGGCGTCCGCCCCGGAGCCGTCGGCGCCGGAGCCCTCGACGACGGAACCCTCCGCGCCCGGGGCACCCCCGCCAGCGGCACCCGCATCAGCGGCACCCGCCCCGGAGACATCCCCACCGACAGCCCGTACCCGCGCCGGCACCGGCGCCCCGTGCGCGCGCACCTGCACCTCGGCGTCGAACCAGCCGTCCGGCTCGTGCTCCAGCACGCCGTCGAACCACAGGGCCTTCTCCCCCGCGATCCGGTCCACGCTCAGCAGCTCGGCGGGCCCCACGACCACGGTGTTCGTCGCGGGCTGCACGTCGACCACGTACCGCGCCCTGCCGTCGGCGGCGGGGCGGCCGAGCGCCAGCCCGCGCCGCTGGCCCACGGTGAACGCGTAGGCACCGTCGTGGGCGCCCACCACCTCGCCGTCGACGTCCACGACCTCTCCCGGGCGGGAACCGAGCCGGGACTGCAGGAAGCCGCGGGTGTCGCCGTCGGCCACGAAGCAGATGTCGTAGGAGTCCGGCTTGGCCGAGACCGACAGTCCGCGGCGCGCGGCCTCGGCCCGCACCTCGTCCTTGGACGCGAAGGCGCCGAGCGGGAACATGGCCCGCGCCAGCCGGTCGGGACCGGCGACGGCCAGCACGTAGGACTGGTCCTTGGCGTCGTTCGGCGAGCGGTGCAGCTCGCGCACGGTGCGCGGTCCGCCGTCCGCCTCCGTGCCCGACGCCGCGACCTCCCGCGTGACGATCTGCGCGTAGTGGCCCGTCGCGACGGCATCGAACCCGAGGGCCGTCGCCTTGTCGAGCAGGGCCTCGAACTTGATGTGCTCGTTGCAGCGCACGCACGGGTTGGGGGTGCGCCCGGCCTCGTACTCCGACAGGAAGTCGGCGACGACGGTGTCCTCGAAGCGCTCGGACAGGTCCCACACGTAGTACGGGATGCCCAGCACGTCGGCGGCGCGGCGGGCGTCGCCCGCGTCCTCGATGGAGCAGCAGCCCCGGGAGCCGCTGCGGAACTGGTCCCGGTTGCGGGACAGCGCCATGTGCACGCCCACGACGTCGTGCCCCGCCTCGACGGCGAGCGCGGCCGCGACCGCGGAGTCCACGCCGCCCGACATGGCGGCCAGCACCCTCACGAGGCACCGCCCATCGCGCGGCCGGACACCAGGCCCGCGGCCTGCGCCCGGGCGACGACCTGCGGCAGCGCGGCGACGAGCCGGTCGACGTCGGCCTCGGTGGAGGTGGCGCCGAGCGTGAAGCGCAGCGCGCCGCGGGCCTCGGCCTCGGGGACGCCCATGGCGAGCAGCACGTGCGACGGCTGCGGCACGCCCGCCTGGCACGCCGAGCCCGTGGACGCCTGCACGCCGGCGGAGTCCAGCAGGTAGAGCAGCGAGTCGCCCTCGGCGCCGGGGAACGTGAAGTGCGCGTTGGCGGGCAGGCGGTCGCCCGCCGGCTCCGGGCCCCGCAGCACGGCCGACGGCGCGGCGACGCCCACCCGGGCGACGAGGTCGTCGCGCAGGGCGCGCAGCCGGGCGGCGCGCTGGGGCAGGCAGCCGACGGCGTGCCGGGTGGCGACGCCGAACGCCGCGATGGAGGCGGCGTCGAGCGTGCCGGACCGGACGCCGCGCTCCTGGCCGCCGCCGTGCAGCACCGCGTCGAGCGCGAGGTCGCGCCGGGCGAGCAGGGCGCCGACGCCGACCGGTCCGCCGAGCTTGTGGGCCGAGACGGTCATGGCGTCCACGCCGGACTCCGCGAAGTCGACCTCGGTCTGGCCGACGGCCTGCACGGCGTCGGTGTGCACGGGGATGCCGTAGGGGCGCGCGGCGCGCACCACGTCACGGACCGGCTGGATCGTGCCGACCTCGTTGTTGGCCCACATGACGCTGATCAGCGCCGTCTCGGCGGCGTGGGCGGCGAGCTCGGCGCGCAGGGCGTCGAGGTCGAGCCGGCCCTCGCCGTCGACGGGCAGGAGCACGATCTCGGCGCCCGCGTGGCCCGCGAGCCAGAAGGCGGGGTCGAGCACGGCGTGGTGCTCGACGGCGGAGACGAGCACGCGGGTGCGGCGCGTGTCCTGCGCGCGGCGCCCCCAGAAGATGCCCTTGATCGCCAGGTTGTCCGCCTCGGTGCCGCCCGAGGTGAAGATGACCTCGCTGGGCCGCGCGCCCAGCGACTTCGCGAGCGTCTCGCGCGCCTCCTCGACGGCGCGGCGGGACGTGCGGCCCGCGGAGTGCAGCGACGACGCGTTGCCGGTGCGCTGCGCCTCGGCGACGTAGGCCGCGAGCGCCGCCGCCGACATCGGCGTGGTCGCGGCGTGGTCGAGGTACGCGCCGTCGGGCTCGCGGGTGGGTTCGCCGTGGGCGCCGCTCGCCGTCAGGGGCGTGCGCGCCGGGCCAGGGGGCGGGGTGGTCACGATCATCAAGCATACGAACGCATCCGGCCCGGGAACGCTTCCCGGGGTGTGAGCCGCGCGATGCTCGCGCCGGGCCCGGCGGCCCGCCGCCGGGAACGCACCCGGTCTCACACCGGGCTCACTCCCGGGGGAACACGTGCGAGAGGTCCGTCTCCCACCCGTCCAGGGCCCCGGCGGGGAGCTGCCAGACGTACTCGTTCTTCAGCTTGCCGCTGTCCGTGGCGAAGGGTCCGGTGCGGTGGGCGTAGAACGCGATGGTGGGCAGGGTGCCGTCGGGCGCGGTGCGCACGCCGTTGTT
This window harbors:
- the mnmA gene encoding tRNA 2-thiouridine(34) synthase MnmA; this encodes MRVLAAMSGGVDSAVAAALAVEAGHDVVGVHMALSRNRDQFRSGSRGCCSIEDAGDARRAADVLGIPYYVWDLSERFEDTVVADFLSEYEAGRTPNPCVRCNEHIKFEALLDKATALGFDAVATGHYAQIVTREVAASGTEADGGPRTVRELHRSPNDAKDQSYVLAVAGPDRLARAMFPLGAFASKDEVRAEAARRGLSVSAKPDSYDICFVADGDTRGFLQSRLGSRPGEVVDVDGEVVGAHDGAYAFTVGQRRGLALGRPAADGRARYVVDVQPATNTVVVGPAELLSVDRIAGEKALWFDGVLEHEPDGWFDAEVQVRAHGAPVPARVRAVGGDVSGAGAADAGAAGGGAPGAEGSVVEGSGADGSGADAVGPAMEIELTGTPLRGVAPGQSVVVYRGTRVLGQATVARAWRAPAER
- a CDS encoding cysteine desulfurase family protein, translating into MSAAALAAYVAEAQRTGNASSLHSAGRTSRRAVEEARETLAKSLGARPSEVIFTSGGTEADNLAIKGIFWGRRAQDTRRTRVLVSAVEHHAVLDPAFWLAGHAGAEIVLLPVDGEGRLDLDALRAELAAHAAETALISVMWANNEVGTIQPVRDVVRAARPYGIPVHTDAVQAVGQTEVDFAESGVDAMTVSAHKLGGPVGVGALLARRDLALDAVLHGGGQERGVRSGTLDAASIAAFGVATRHAVGCLPQRAARLRALRDDLVARVGVAAPSAVLRGPEPAGDRLPANAHFTFPGAEGDSLLYLLDSAGVQASTGSACQAGVPQPSHVLLAMGVPEAEARGALRFTLGATSTEADVDRLVAALPQVVARAQAAGLVSGRAMGGAS